One Aegilops tauschii subsp. strangulata cultivar AL8/78 chromosome 7, Aet v6.0, whole genome shotgun sequence genomic window carries:
- the LOC120968323 gene encoding putative small ubiquitin-related modifier 7, with amino-acid sequence MASPARDEEEEEESKPAVAPLFVTLKVVDQKQNLVRHAIRTTDKLQAVMDMYYSKVPGVEYGTGTFHFDAVRVVGWRTPAELQMEDGDVIDFFEQQVGGGLAA; translated from the coding sequence ATGGCGTCGCCGGCgagggacgaggaggaggaggaggagtcgaagccggcggtggcgcccctGTTCGTGACGCTCAAGGTGGTGGACCAGAAGCAGAACCTGGTCCGACACGCCATCAGGACGACCGACAAGCTCCAGGCCGTCATGGACATGTACTACAGCAAGGTCCCCGGCGTCGAGTACGGCACCGGCACCTTCCATTTCGACGCCGTCCGCGTGGTCGGCTGGCGCACGCCGGCGGAGCTCCAGATGGAGGACGGCGACGTGATCGATTTCTTTGAGCAGCAGGTAGGCGGCGGTTTGGCTGCGTGA
- the LOC109771248 gene encoding uncharacterized protein, with product MATAPLGVRLLVGAEAPTPLQDSAEDAAAFLALPVSLLGKECLMDSAGNLYARVEALPRAGAAEDALLRAPAGAVVVGSAQRLLALAGAMRVAERLAGRTAPTDRAEPSTAADMDIDSGGDAVSSSHSGRDPGAKRRRGGGGDDAHGVLQRPAKRRILAWRVRRYRSLVAKAKATARRARIRAVKRRAPAWKCVQRQLARATLSCDGLHRWSPGGGGGGGGGGGAA from the coding sequence ATGGCGACGGCGCCGCTCGGCGTGAGGCTCCTCGTCGGCGCCGAGGCGCCGACGCCCCTCCAAGATTCAGCCGAGGACGCCGCGGCCTTCCTCGCCCTGCCGGTCAGCCTGCTCGGGAAGGAGTGCCTGATGGACAGCGCCGGCAACCTCTACGCCAGGGTCGAGGCCCTGCCCCGCGCGGGCGCGGCCGAGGACGCCCTCCTCCGAGCGCCGGCGGGCGCGGTCGTCGTCGGCTCCGCCCAGCGCCTGCTCGCCCTCGCCGGCGCAATGAGAGTGGCGGAGCGGCTGGCCGGCCGGACGGCCCCCACGGACCGCGCCGAGCCGAGCACCGCGGCCGACATGGACATCGACTCCGGCGGCGACGCCGTCTCCTCGAGCCATTCGGGAAGGGATCCGGGCGCCAAaaggaggcgcggcggcggcggcgacgacgcgCACGGCGTGCTCCAGAGGCCAGCGAAGCGCCGGATCCTCGCGTGGAGGGTGCGCCGGTACCggtccctggtggccaaggcCAAGGCGACGGCGAGGAGGGCCAGGATCCGGGCGGTGAAGCGGAGGGCGCCCGCTTGGAAGTGCGTCCAACGGCAGCTCGCGCGCGCCACCTTGAGCTGCGACGGCCTGCACAGATGGagccccggcggcggcggcggaggaggaggaggaggaggagctgcgTAG